In Halomicrobium zhouii, the sequence GGACTGACGACGGCACTGTACGTCGTCAGCTGGCTCTACTCCGCGGTCGGTGAGTACTACGTGCTCCTGAAGTGGACGGCGTGGGCGCTGGTGCCGCTGGCGTTCGCGAACCTGATCCACTCGGCCGCGATGGCGTACGCCGCCTTCTCGCTGTCGGCTTCCGACGTGGCGACCTCGGAGATTCCGCGGCGTCCGGCGGACCGTGCGGCGTTCGTGTGGGACGTGGTGGCCGGCGAACTCGCCGTCCTCGCCGCCGTCGTCGTCGGCATCGCCTTCGCCGTCTGGGCGGGCTACATCGGCGCGTACGCCGTCCGCGGCGTCCGTGACATCGAGACCGACGAGGCCTACCGGGTCGCTGCCGTCCCGACCGTGGGCTACGTGCTGTACGTGGTCTACGAAGTGGCCACGACGGGGCTGTAGACCGGGCGAACCGATCAGGGCGAGCGAGCGGTCGTCGCGGCCGAAGCCGCGGTCGGCGACCGCGACGGTGTCGACTCGAACGTCACCGAACGCACACGAGGCCGCTCTGGACCGGCCCGATTCACCCGACCAGCCTGTGGCCCGTCCCGTGAATTGCTCATCATTGTTGACGGAAGATATAAGGGGTGCTGGGTTGCGTCAACATACATGCGATACTATGTCAGACGCATAGCGCAGTCAGTGTTTACCCTGTTGTCGGGACTGTTCCTGACGTACGCCCTCTATCGCCTCATC encodes:
- a CDS encoding YIP1 family protein; this translates as MAISQAVRNPRSYLSRTLGMYRTLLTDPGTFYDEYVGTRGLRVEILLVLVVGAVGFVGNVYALLQVEELFAQIEVPLGPDVAFAMWGEVVAPLVGAVLLWVGLTTALYVVSWLYSAVGEYYVLLKWTAWALVPLAFANLIHSAAMAYAAFSLSASDVATSEIPRRPADRAAFVWDVVAGELAVLAAVVVGIAFAVWAGYIGAYAVRGVRDIETDEAYRVAAVPTVGYVLYVVYEVATTGL